One genomic region from Gossypium hirsutum isolate 1008001.06 chromosome D13, Gossypium_hirsutum_v2.1, whole genome shotgun sequence encodes:
- the LOC107895014 gene encoding protein BONZAI 3, with product MGGCVSGDLKGGKQAIGGVHGRSTMNNDAGYNEAIDHFFRVRDQSPLFTPIELSLSASNLRNLDILSKSDPMAVLYVKKMDGTLEELGRTEVILNCLNPTWIEKINVSYQFEIVQNLVFHVYDVDTKYYNMSVKALKLNEQDFLGEATCVLSEIVTKRNQSLTLNLHGKNGPGGSKNFGTLTVHAEESCLSRMAVEMKLRCSELGNKDMFSKSDPFLRISRLTESGKYVPICKTEVINNNLNPVWRPLYLSMQQFGSKDNPLLIECFNFNSNGNHVLIGQLHKSVSELEKLHKERSGANLVFPTHRGQEKVLKGQLFVDQFIGKEQFSFLDYISSGFELNFMVAVDFTASNGTPRNQDSLHYIDPSGRLNSYQKAIIEAGEVIQFYDSDRRFPAWGFGGRYGGTLSHCFNLNGTNAYEVEGVQGIMAAYANALHTVTLAGPTLFGPVINTAAQLASQATSNDITKYFVLLIITDGVLTDIEETMDALVRASDLPLSILIVGVGNADFKQMEVLDADDGCRLESSTGQVATRDIVQFVPMREVHSGQISAVQALLEELPDQFLTYNRSRNIKPLHS from the exons ATGGGAGGCTGCGTTTCTGGTGACTTGAAAGGAGGCAAGCAAGCTATAGGTGGGGTTCATGGTAGGTCCACTATGAATAATGACGCAGGATATAACGAAGCCATTGATCACTTTTTTAGAGTTAGAGATCAATCCCCTCTTTTTACTCCAATTGAG TTATCTCTGTCAGCATCAAACCTGCGCAATCTTGACATCTTATCAAAG AGTGATCCTATGGCAGTTCTGTATGTAAAGAAAATGGATGGCACACTAGAGGAGCTTGGTCGTACTGAAGTCATACTCAACTGTTTGAATCCTACTTGGATTGAGAAGATTAATGTTTCTTATCAGTTTGAGATTGTTCAAAATTTGGT TTTTCATGTATATGATGTGGATACCAAGTATTACAACATGTCTGTGAAG GCACTAAAGCTGAATGAGCAGGATTTTTTGGGAGAAGCCACTTGTGTTCTGTCTGAG ATAGTGACCAAAAGAAATCAATCTTTAACTCTCAATCTCCATGGAAAAAACGGTCCAGGAGGTTCCAAAAACTTTGGGACACTGACTGTCCATGCTGAAGAATCTTGTTTATCCAGAATGGCTGTGGAGATGAAATTGCGTTGTTCTGAGTTAGGCAACAAGGACATGTTTTCTAAAAGT GATCCTTTCTTGAGAATATCAAGACTAACGGAAAGTGGAAAATATGTACCAATATGTAAGACAGAGGTGATAAACAACAATCTAAATCCAGTTTGGAGACCGTTATATCTAAGCATGCAACAGTTTGGAAGCAAG GATAACCCATTACTTATCGAGTGTTTCAATTTCAACAGTAATGGCAATCATGTACTTATTGG CCAACTTCATAAATCAGTTTCTGAGTTGGAAAAACTTCACAAAGAAAGAAGTGGTGCAAATCTGGTTTTCCCAACTCATCGTGGTCAGGAAAAG GTTCTCAAGGGCCAGCTCTTTGTAGATCAATTTATTGGGAAAGAGCAATTCAGTTTCCTTGACTACATTTCTAGTGGATTTGAGCTAAATTTTATGGTTGCCGTTGACTTTACCG CTTCAAATGGGACTCCTCGAAATCAAGATTCCTTGCACTACATTGATCCTTCAGGACGATTGAATTCTTACCAGAAA GCTATAATAGAGGCTGGGGAGGTCATACAATTTTATGATTCTGATAGGAGATTTCCAGCTTGGGGCTTTGGAGGGAGATATGGTGGCACTTTATCCCATTGCTTTAACTTGAACGGTACAAATGCCTATGAG GTCGAAGGTGTTCAAGGCATCATGGCTGCTTATGCTAATGCTCTGCACACTGTCACTCTGGCTGGACCTACTTTGTTCGGCCCTGTAATCAACACGGCTGCACAATTGGCTTCCCAGGCTACCTCAAATGACATTACCAAATATTTTGTGCTGCTCATTATAACG GACGGGGTTCTGACAGATATAGAGGAAACAATGGATGCTTTGGTTAGGGCATCCGATCTACCTCTATCCATTCTTATAGTTGGAGTGGGGAATGCAGACTTTAAACAAATGGAG GTTCTGGATGCTGATGATGGATGTCGATTGGAGAGTTCAACAGGTCAGGTTGCTACACGAGACATTGTACAATTTGTTCCCATGCGAGAAGTGCATA GCGGGCAGATTTCTGCTGTTCAGGCTCTACTGGAAGAGCTACCGGATCAGTTTTTGACTTACAATCGGTCTAGGAACATTAAGCCACTCCATTCTTGA